A region from the Wansuia hejianensis genome encodes:
- a CDS encoding glycoside hydrolase family 3 C-terminal domain-containing protein gives MVKKAELVRQLTKREKVGFCAGRSFWSLGGAERLGLPVLAVADGPHGLRKQKRDEGYQSPLGSIPAVCYPTASAFACSFDEDLIFRMGQALGEECREENVAVLLGPGVNIKRSPLCGRNFEYLSEDPLLAGKLAAALIKGVQSKGVGTSLKHFAANSQETKRAKSDSRIDARTLWEIYLKPFEIAVREGRPWTVMPAYNLLNGTYCCENSWLLQDVLRRQWGFEGTVISDWGAMNRCASSFRSGLDVEMPGGVNHDEEYLMAAVEDGRLPEKRLDEIAGHIIDLTLKHQEGQKIPYTSDRKAHLALAREVAENSAVLLKNEGVLPVKSSEEIAVIGALAKFPRYQGAGSSKVNAVQRDSPLAALKEAGCKVTYACGYSLKAGADEEQLLEEARRACEGRDTVLIFAGLPEDYESEGFDRENLELPANQNRLIREICGIHDKVAVILQGGGPVEMPWISQAGAVMMCYLGGCQGGHAAAAILTGTVNPSGKLAETFPVKLSDTPCFGRYPGLEEKVCYQEGIYVGYRYYDSADREVLFPFGHGLSYTSFIYEDIHQEDGAISFALKNSGSRPGKEAVQLYLSSRKNPYYKELIGFQKVELQAGEKRQVVFRLADRDFARFHEPDCAWVTAPGEYQLLVGSSSRDIRLEAIVEITERQSWPLDIPAVAVETPEAAGGEKKPRFTMNSTLREFQSIPLLRPVLALVRRIAAKTSGEFVSGERMADMIMDMPIRQLPMGTNGKINAGQVKGIIELLNGKPGSGLKKMVLGAGKKKPGRKKDISQ, from the coding sequence ATGGTGAAAAAAGCAGAACTGGTCAGGCAGCTGACGAAGCGTGAAAAGGTGGGTTTCTGCGCGGGAAGAAGTTTCTGGAGCCTGGGAGGGGCAGAGCGCCTCGGACTGCCTGTTCTGGCAGTCGCTGACGGACCTCACGGGCTGAGAAAACAGAAACGGGATGAGGGGTATCAGAGCCCTTTGGGCAGCATACCGGCGGTATGTTATCCCACAGCCAGCGCATTTGCGTGCAGCTTCGATGAAGACCTCATTTTCCGCATGGGGCAGGCTCTGGGAGAAGAATGCCGGGAGGAAAATGTGGCCGTCCTGCTGGGACCGGGAGTTAATATTAAGAGAAGCCCTCTCTGCGGAAGGAATTTTGAGTACCTGAGTGAAGATCCGCTGCTGGCCGGTAAGCTGGCGGCGGCGTTGATTAAAGGCGTGCAGAGCAAAGGGGTGGGCACCTCGCTGAAGCATTTCGCGGCGAACAGCCAGGAGACGAAGCGTGCCAAAAGTGATTCCAGGATAGACGCGCGCACCCTTTGGGAGATCTATCTGAAGCCATTTGAGATTGCTGTGCGGGAAGGGCGGCCCTGGACCGTGATGCCGGCTTATAATCTCCTGAATGGAACCTATTGCTGTGAAAACAGCTGGCTGCTGCAGGATGTTCTCAGGCGCCAGTGGGGATTTGAAGGGACGGTTATTTCAGACTGGGGCGCCATGAACCGTTGCGCTTCCAGCTTCCGCTCCGGGCTGGATGTGGAGATGCCGGGGGGAGTCAATCATGATGAAGAATATCTCATGGCAGCAGTGGAAGATGGCAGGCTTCCGGAAAAGCGTCTGGATGAGATTGCCGGTCATATAATCGATCTGACGCTGAAGCATCAGGAGGGGCAGAAGATCCCATACACCAGCGACCGGAAAGCCCATCTTGCCCTGGCCAGGGAGGTGGCGGAGAATTCAGCGGTATTGCTGAAGAATGAAGGAGTGCTTCCTGTGAAATCAAGCGAGGAGATCGCGGTGATCGGTGCTCTGGCCAAGTTTCCCAGATATCAGGGGGCGGGCAGCAGCAAGGTAAATGCGGTGCAGAGGGACAGTCCCCTGGCAGCGCTGAAGGAGGCAGGCTGTAAGGTGACTTATGCCTGCGGTTACAGCCTGAAGGCAGGGGCGGATGAAGAACAGCTTCTGGAAGAGGCCCGCAGAGCCTGTGAGGGCCGGGATACGGTCCTGATATTCGCCGGGCTTCCGGAAGACTATGAATCGGAAGGATTTGACAGGGAGAATCTGGAGCTGCCTGCGAACCAGAACCGGCTGATCCGGGAAATCTGCGGGATTCACGATAAAGTGGCCGTGATCCTGCAGGGCGGCGGGCCGGTGGAGATGCCCTGGATCAGTCAGGCAGGAGCTGTTATGATGTGTTATCTCGGCGGCTGCCAGGGCGGCCATGCCGCTGCTGCAATTCTGACCGGAACGGTTAACCCTTCTGGAAAGCTGGCCGAGACCTTTCCGGTAAAGCTTTCCGACACGCCCTGCTTTGGCCGCTATCCGGGGCTGGAGGAGAAGGTCTGTTATCAGGAGGGAATTTACGTGGGATACCGGTATTATGATAGTGCTGACCGGGAAGTCCTGTTTCCCTTTGGGCACGGGCTGTCCTATACTTCTTTCATATATGAAGACATCCATCAGGAAGACGGAGCCATATCCTTTGCTCTGAAGAACTCAGGAAGCCGGCCGGGCAAGGAGGCTGTCCAGCTGTATCTGTCATCCCGGAAGAATCCATATTATAAAGAGCTGATAGGTTTCCAGAAAGTTGAACTGCAGGCCGGAGAGAAGCGGCAGGTGGTTTTCCGGCTGGCAGACAGGGATTTTGCCCGTTTTCATGAGCCGGACTGCGCATGGGTGACAGCTCCGGGGGAATATCAGCTTTTGGTGGGCAGCTCCAGCCGGGACATCCGGCTGGAAGCTATTGTGGAAATCACGGAAAGGCAGAGCTGGCCCCTGGACATTCCGGCTGTTGCCGTTGAAACGCCGGAAGCTGCCGGCGGAGAGAAAAAACCACGTTTCACCATGAATTCCACACTCCGGGAGTTTCAGTCAATTCCGCTGCTGCGCCCGGTGCTGGCGCTGGTGAGGAGGATTGCCGCGAAGACCTCCGGGGAATTTGTGAGCGGTGAGAGGATGGCCGACATGATTATGGATATGCCGATCCGGCAGCTTCCCATGGGGACAAATGGGAAAATCAATGCCGGGCAGGTGAAGGGAATCATAGAACTGCTGAATGGGAAGCCGGGAAGCGGCCTTAAAAAGATGGTTCTGGGGGCAGGGAAGAAAAAGCCGGGAAGGAAGAAAGACATTTCACAATGA